The Desulfonatronum sp. SC1 genomic interval ACTCTTTTAAGCAGGGAGATTTAACCAGGGCATAGTAATCATCATTGCTTGGGACTCGCCAGTCGCTATACCCGGCAATGACCAGGCTGGAAGTAACTTGCATGCAGCTTTCCCAGATATCCGGCCAGCATGCTTCCCGAACCATGATCCTGTTTTTTGCATCCGTCAGTGTCCCGTCTCCATTATTCACGCACCCCTGGGCGAAAGCCGTCCCGGACATGACCATCCCGACCAGGCAAAGCGTCAATGTGATGGCCGCGATTGTCGTGTGTGTTTTGATGTTGCGCTGCATGTTCGTTTTCTCCCATGGTTTGCTTGTTGACGACAAGTTCCACTCACTTGCACTCGCCGATGGACTCATTGGTGCACTG includes:
- a CDS encoding DUF1566 domain-containing protein, with product MQRNIKTHTTIAAITLTLCLVGMVMSGTAFAQGCVNNGDGTLTDAKNRIMVREACWPDIWESCMQVTSSLVIAGYSDWRVPSNDDYYALVKSPCLKEYPLNVPVWTWSSTTDPHDDTYAYTIDLKNPGPMPIERKNDTNQCIAIRNF